A region from the Candidatus Sysuiplasma acidicola genome encodes:
- a CDS encoding tRNA (guanine(26)-N(2))-dimethyltransferase, which yields MVTGDTHLVEIAEGKIRYMVPEKYNRKGPGSRGREPFYNRQMEFNRDVFISFLRAVARNGDTVLDAMAATGIRSARIASEVNTDLSITANDTNHAAVELMRMNFSRTGAGNVKVTDRDARTIMSEERFDIIDLDPFGTPVEFLPSALLSVRNGKYLAVTATDAAMLCGSARGCKRRYLCIAKRWPFMHETGLRNLIGYVVRMAASYDRAAEPLLSYFTDHYFRIYFRLVMGSTRAEKQLANMGYAHYVGSTGERWTDRESGTDFTGPMWIGPLHDSTLLEKMNTESWFGTSDRVSARLEIWKGEALAPALYYTMDEVASKMKVNMPDREKLLKVLGRRFGTCRTHFDPKGFKTEAGFDEICEAIRSVQKV from the coding sequence ATGGTAACAGGTGACACGCACCTGGTTGAGATAGCGGAAGGAAAGATCCGCTACATGGTGCCTGAGAAGTACAACAGGAAAGGACCAGGCAGCAGAGGGAGGGAACCCTTCTACAACAGACAGATGGAATTCAACAGAGATGTCTTCATTTCGTTCCTCCGCGCTGTCGCACGCAACGGTGATACGGTGCTGGACGCAATGGCAGCCACAGGCATCAGATCAGCTCGAATCGCGTCCGAAGTGAACACTGACCTTTCAATAACAGCAAACGACACAAATCACGCTGCAGTGGAACTCATGCGCATGAACTTCAGCAGAACAGGCGCTGGCAACGTGAAAGTCACGGACAGAGATGCACGAACAATCATGTCGGAGGAGCGGTTCGATATTATTGACCTGGATCCTTTCGGTACACCCGTAGAATTTCTGCCATCTGCACTTCTTTCCGTTAGGAACGGCAAATACCTTGCAGTAACAGCAACAGATGCGGCCATGCTGTGCGGATCGGCACGTGGCTGTAAGCGGCGGTACCTCTGCATTGCAAAGCGCTGGCCATTCATGCATGAGACTGGACTCAGGAATCTAATTGGTTATGTGGTCAGGATGGCGGCGAGTTATGATAGAGCCGCAGAACCGCTGCTCTCCTACTTTACCGATCACTACTTCAGAATATACTTCAGACTGGTAATGGGTAGCACAAGAGCAGAGAAACAACTAGCGAACATGGGTTATGCACATTACGTCGGATCGACCGGTGAGAGATGGACAGACAGAGAGAGCGGAACCGATTTTACTGGTCCAATGTGGATCGGTCCACTTCATGACTCAACGCTACTCGAAAAGATGAACACGGAGTCATGGTTCGGGACTTCAGACCGCGTCTCCGCAAGGCTCGAAATATGGAAGGGTGAGGCTCTTGCGCCGGCGTTATATTACACGATGGACGAGGTTGCCTCCAAAATGAAGGTCAACATGCCGGACAGGGAAAAACTGCTTAAGGTCCTGGGTAGAAGATTCGGCACTTGTAGAACGCACTTTGATCCCAAGGGGTTCAAGACAGAGGCCGGATTCGACGAGATATGTGAAGCAATCCGTAGCGTGCAGAAAGTCTGA
- a CDS encoding NAD(P)/FAD-dependent oxidoreductase codes for MEYDVVVVGAGPGGSVAAKYAARSGCSTLLIEKRQEIGTPVRCGEGIAKRWLDDVGIEPSSKWIANEVDGARIISPNGTVLTVDESMAGNECGYVIHRDVFDLSLAQQAAAEGAEVMVKTSATGILRDDGRIAGIRAKSMGKEFNVKSKVVIGCDGFESQVGRWAGLNTNLKPKDVDSCYEYTLVGVDIDRRYTDFFIGNIAPGGYIWMFPKGEDTANVGIGVQTSKIKGPGEAKMYLDRFIENHPEFRKGKPIMEIAGGVSISAPLEKTTLPGFMLVGDAARMIDPVTGGGIYNACVAGRIAGEVAGKAVELNDFSQHMMDAYEKGWREKMEDHLYRNYLMKEKISRLDDRTFDRLVEAMTKVDMKRMTTLDILRAIRQKYPDLVKEFEEFM; via the coding sequence ATGGAATACGATGTTGTGGTTGTAGGCGCCGGGCCTGGCGGGAGCGTTGCTGCGAAATACGCTGCCAGGTCAGGCTGCTCAACACTTCTTATAGAGAAGAGGCAGGAAATAGGTACACCGGTCAGATGCGGTGAGGGCATAGCCAAGAGATGGCTGGACGACGTGGGTATAGAACCGAGCAGCAAGTGGATAGCCAACGAGGTAGACGGTGCCAGGATTATATCACCCAACGGGACGGTGCTGACTGTGGATGAAAGCATGGCTGGCAATGAGTGCGGCTATGTCATACACAGGGATGTGTTTGATCTGTCTTTGGCCCAGCAGGCAGCCGCCGAGGGAGCCGAAGTTATGGTGAAGACGTCGGCAACTGGCATACTTAGGGACGACGGACGGATAGCTGGCATAAGGGCAAAGTCGATGGGCAAAGAATTCAACGTAAAGAGCAAGGTGGTCATTGGCTGCGACGGTTTTGAGTCGCAGGTGGGAAGATGGGCCGGACTGAACACCAATCTGAAGCCCAAGGACGTGGATTCGTGTTACGAGTATACGCTGGTCGGCGTTGACATAGACAGGCGCTATACGGACTTCTTCATAGGGAATATTGCCCCCGGTGGATATATCTGGATGTTTCCGAAGGGAGAGGACACTGCAAATGTGGGCATTGGTGTACAGACAAGCAAGATAAAGGGGCCTGGTGAGGCGAAGATGTACCTCGACAGGTTTATAGAAAACCATCCAGAATTCAGGAAGGGAAAGCCCATCATGGAGATTGCAGGTGGCGTCTCCATAAGCGCACCGCTGGAAAAGACGACGCTGCCCGGATTCATGCTCGTCGGAGATGCGGCGAGAATGATAGATCCGGTAACGGGTGGTGGCATATACAACGCATGTGTTGCAGGAAGAATTGCAGGCGAGGTTGCAGGAAAGGCAGTGGAACTCAATGACTTCAGTCAGCACATGATGGATGCCTACGAGAAGGGGTGGAGAGAGAAGATGGAAGACCACCTCTACAGAAATTATCTAATGAAAGAGAAGATTTCGAGACTGGATGACAGGACATTTGACAGACTTGTTGAAGCTATGACCAAGGTGGACATGAAACGCATGACCACGCTGGACATACTGCGTGCGATCCGGCAAAAGTATCCCGATCTTGTGAAAGAATTCGAAGAATTCATGTGA
- a CDS encoding DUF998 domain-containing protein, with translation MRDSKCTRPAGILIFVGAAEFMLFLLVSEAIRPSYSVSTNYISDLGVGVSAPIFNGSIIALGILLTIGAYLLMRGVDSRIFPVLIFLTGLGAAGVGIFPETTGAPHSIFALIAFLFGGLAAIYSYKLTGSIFGYLSVVLGVLSLIALVMYATGHYGALHRGGMERLIVYPTLLWALGFGGYLQSGSKKAEEQTSSRR, from the coding sequence ATGCGCGATTCCAAATGCACCAGGCCTGCTGGCATATTGATTTTTGTGGGCGCTGCTGAATTCATGCTATTCCTGCTCGTGTCCGAGGCAATCAGGCCATCGTACAGCGTGTCCACGAATTACATAAGCGATCTCGGTGTGGGAGTCAGTGCTCCCATTTTCAACGGCTCAATCATCGCGCTGGGCATATTACTCACAATCGGCGCATATCTTCTCATGCGCGGCGTCGACTCCAGGATATTCCCTGTGCTGATATTCCTAACCGGATTGGGTGCGGCCGGCGTGGGCATCTTTCCAGAAACCACCGGAGCGCCTCACTCCATATTCGCCCTCATCGCATTCCTGTTTGGCGGTCTCGCCGCGATATACAGCTACAAGCTCACTGGAAGCATTTTCGGCTATCTGTCAGTCGTGCTTGGTGTGCTTTCGCTCATTGCGCTGGTTATGTATGCCACGGGCCACTATGGTGCTCTTCACCGAGGCGGTATGGAGCGCCTCATCGTTTACCCAACCCTTCTCTGGGCATTGGGATTTGGCGGATACCTGCAGTCAGGCTCAAAGAAGGCGGAAGAGCAGACATCCTCCAGACGATGA
- a CDS encoding Holliday junction resolvase, whose protein sequence is MGDLYERELKGILGGEEKFLSKLTKNLPYEQKNAYLKLRQKHFLVVKAAGSFGIDLLAVRGNFAFPIEVKSSAADVFRFSKSEKLAEQASRMRIICEHSALVPTYAYRLKNAEADPWRLFTIESSGAGLNGIQALLFRRLPKIGMTQDGNGILKWNDGMKLSTFIDYFSEVI, encoded by the coding sequence ATGGGAGACTTATACGAGAGGGAACTCAAGGGCATACTTGGGGGAGAGGAAAAGTTCCTATCAAAGCTGACAAAGAACCTTCCCTATGAACAAAAGAATGCCTACCTCAAGTTGCGGCAGAAGCACTTCCTTGTAGTGAAGGCCGCAGGCTCGTTTGGAATCGACCTTCTGGCAGTGAGGGGCAACTTTGCTTTTCCCATAGAGGTCAAGAGTTCTGCAGCGGACGTTTTCCGGTTCAGCAAGAGTGAAAAACTGGCAGAGCAGGCTTCAAGGATGAGGATCATCTGCGAGCACTCTGCTCTCGTACCTACATACGCATACAGGCTCAAAAATGCCGAGGCGGATCCGTGGAGACTGTTCACCATTGAAAGCAGCGGAGCTGGCCTCAACGGCATACAGGCGCTTCTCTTCCGCAGGCTTCCGAAGATAGGAATGACGCAGGATGGTAACGGGATTCTGAAATGGAACGATGGTATGAAACTGAGCACATTTATCGACTATTTTTCAGAAGTGATTTGA
- a CDS encoding NTPase, whose protein sequence is MAETVKIGLTGLPGSGKTSTLLKLVEMLEEEGKTVGGMITEPIIEDKRRVGLTVRNKMSGEKATLASLGFESRYMYGKFGVDLMALEDVGVKALVEAEEKADVIIVDEVGKLEVESEKFVDEVKNVLDSDKAAILTLHKKSRNPLLQDIRKRDDVRILEVTPINRNLLPYKVMKLMKGQLW, encoded by the coding sequence ATGGCCGAGACTGTCAAAATTGGACTTACCGGTCTGCCTGGTTCAGGCAAGACAAGTACGCTGCTCAAGCTGGTAGAAATGCTTGAAGAGGAAGGAAAGACAGTTGGCGGCATGATAACCGAGCCGATTATAGAAGACAAACGCAGGGTTGGGCTCACTGTTCGCAATAAAATGAGCGGTGAAAAAGCGACGCTGGCCAGCCTGGGCTTCGAGTCCAGGTACATGTATGGAAAATTCGGCGTCGATCTGATGGCGCTTGAGGATGTGGGAGTAAAGGCCCTAGTGGAGGCTGAAGAGAAGGCGGATGTCATCATCGTCGACGAGGTTGGGAAACTGGAAGTTGAAAGCGAGAAATTTGTTGATGAAGTGAAGAATGTGCTGGACTCTGATAAAGCAGCAATACTCACACTGCACAAGAAATCGAGGAACCCGCTTCTTCAGGACATACGTAAGAGAGACGATGTTCGCATTCTTGAAGTGACACCAATAAACAGGAATCTGCTTCCCTACAAGGTAATGAAGCTGATGAAAGGACAGCTATGGTAA
- a CDS encoding GNAT family N-acetyltransferase — MIELREFRPEDVDRVSEIVQVTLGEFYPRSLYLEKSRQWLEGFMVAVNDGQIIAMIMGVLEGRTDSRVLMLAVTAPYTHRGVGTMLMSDFLKKSIMRGVGKITLEVRKSNIGALRFYSRLGFQISGVLPMYYSDMEDGFRMVKVL; from the coding sequence ATGATTGAATTAAGGGAATTCAGGCCAGAGGATGTGGATCGGGTTTCTGAAATCGTCCAGGTCACGCTCGGTGAGTTTTATCCAAGGTCACTCTATCTAGAGAAATCAAGGCAGTGGTTAGAAGGATTTATGGTTGCCGTCAATGACGGTCAGATCATTGCCATGATTATGGGCGTACTTGAGGGCAGAACCGACTCCAGGGTGCTGATGCTCGCGGTCACCGCTCCTTACACGCATCGCGGCGTCGGCACAATGCTCATGTCTGATTTTTTGAAGAAATCGATTATGCGGGGAGTGGGAAAGATAACACTGGAGGTGCGGAAAAGCAATATTGGAGCCCTGCGTTTCTATAGCAGACTCGGCTTCCAGATTTCCGGAGTGCTGCCAATGTATTATTCAGATATGGAAGACGGCTTCAGAATGGTGAAGGTTCTATGA
- the aspS gene encoding aspartate--tRNA(Asn) ligase — MSLFKVSAELGPENDGQEVVVKGWVEEIRDLGGISFYLIRDGYGSVQVTLLKKKAPAEVISALEGVSRESVVEIRGTLRKSEKSGRGFEIIPSSASVLARAMTPLPMGVVDRVSTEMETRLDNRFIDIRRADRGAIFRARSDILQLIRQKLDELKFVEVSTPKIVSEGAEGGATLFKVDYFGRKAYLAQSPQLYKQMLMASGLNRVYEIASAYRAELSDTVRHTSEFVSFDAEMAFIDTMDDVLDALQAVLMSAISRAAEKYRSTATEDAEQPILPKTPFPRLTYSECLDILGSEGKETVEGDIDTEGEKLIGRVMKERGHSMYFITKYPAAVKPFYVMEEKGTEFSYSFDLEYDGTEMASGGVREHRYDELVSRMKRKNLDPAGFEFYLKSFRYGMPPHGGWGLGVDRLVSTFLGLGNVREAILFPRDRSRLSP, encoded by the coding sequence ATGTCTCTGTTTAAAGTCTCGGCGGAGCTCGGGCCTGAGAATGACGGCCAAGAAGTCGTAGTCAAGGGCTGGGTAGAGGAGATTAGGGATTTGGGCGGTATTTCATTCTATCTCATCCGGGACGGCTATGGCTCCGTGCAGGTGACGCTACTGAAAAAGAAGGCGCCTGCAGAAGTCATATCTGCGCTTGAAGGGGTTTCCAGAGAAAGTGTCGTGGAAATTAGAGGAACCTTGCGAAAGTCCGAGAAATCAGGGAGGGGATTCGAGATAATTCCATCTTCTGCCTCCGTGCTTGCGCGCGCCATGACACCTCTGCCGATGGGCGTTGTGGACAGGGTTTCCACAGAGATGGAGACAAGGCTGGACAACAGATTCATAGATATCAGGAGAGCGGATCGTGGTGCAATTTTCAGGGCGAGATCGGATATTTTGCAGCTGATTAGACAGAAACTGGACGAACTGAAATTCGTGGAAGTGAGCACGCCCAAGATTGTTTCAGAGGGTGCAGAGGGTGGCGCCACGCTGTTCAAAGTCGATTATTTCGGAAGAAAGGCATATTTGGCACAGAGTCCACAGCTATACAAGCAGATGCTCATGGCTTCCGGCCTTAACCGGGTGTATGAAATAGCGTCGGCATACAGGGCCGAACTTTCAGACACAGTCAGGCACACATCTGAATTCGTTTCATTTGATGCCGAAATGGCGTTCATAGACACCATGGACGATGTCCTTGACGCTCTGCAGGCTGTTTTGATGAGCGCTATAAGCCGTGCAGCTGAGAAGTACCGGAGCACGGCAACAGAGGACGCTGAGCAACCCATTCTACCGAAGACGCCGTTTCCCCGGCTGACATACAGTGAATGTCTCGACATACTCGGCTCGGAGGGAAAGGAGACTGTGGAAGGAGACATAGATACGGAAGGAGAGAAGCTCATTGGCAGGGTGATGAAGGAAAGGGGCCATTCGATGTATTTCATCACTAAGTACCCGGCCGCCGTAAAGCCCTTCTACGTGATGGAAGAGAAGGGAACGGAATTCAGTTATTCATTCGATCTGGAATATGACGGCACCGAAATGGCCTCAGGAGGAGTGAGGGAACACAGATACGATGAGCTAGTCTCCAGGATGAAGAGAAAGAATCTGGATCCTGCAGGCTTTGAATTCTATCTTAAATCTTTCAGGTACGGCATGCCGCCGCACGGAGGCTGGGGACTTGGTGTCGACAGGCTCGTCAGCACTTTTCTCGGGCTTGGAAATGTTCGGGAGGCCATACTGTTCCCCAGAGACAGGAGCCGCCTGTCTCCGTGA